In the genome of Microbacterium endophyticum, one region contains:
- the murI gene encoding glutamate racemase, whose protein sequence is MNDAPIGIFDSGVGGLTVARAVSQLLPRESIVYIGDTARSPYGPKPIADVRRYSLEVLDDLVEQGVKMLVIACNTASAAMLRDARERYDIPVVEVIGPAVRTAMSTTRNGRIGVIGTTGTIGSRAYQDMLEVNANLTIFAEACPRFVEFVEAGVTDSPEVLAVAEKYLAPLRHAGVDTLVLGCTHYPFLEGAISYVMGPDVSLVSSDSETAKDVYRQLVGRDLLAGPTAQSRHTYEATGSSADDFVQLAHRLMGREVRDVRLVQTGAIDLPR, encoded by the coding sequence GTGAACGACGCACCCATCGGAATCTTCGACTCCGGCGTTGGCGGTCTCACCGTGGCACGGGCGGTATCGCAGCTTCTGCCGCGGGAGTCGATTGTCTACATCGGCGACACCGCGCGCTCACCGTACGGGCCAAAGCCGATCGCGGACGTGCGTCGATACTCGCTGGAAGTACTGGACGATCTTGTCGAGCAGGGCGTGAAGATGCTCGTTATCGCATGCAACACGGCTTCGGCGGCGATGCTTCGCGATGCGCGTGAGCGCTACGACATCCCGGTTGTTGAAGTTATCGGCCCGGCGGTTCGCACCGCGATGTCGACGACGCGAAACGGCCGGATCGGTGTCATCGGAACCACCGGCACGATCGGATCTCGGGCGTACCAGGACATGCTTGAGGTCAACGCGAACCTGACCATATTCGCGGAGGCGTGTCCGCGTTTTGTTGAATTCGTAGAAGCGGGCGTCACCGACTCGCCCGAAGTGCTCGCGGTCGCTGAGAAATACCTCGCGCCGTTACGACATGCGGGCGTCGACACTCTCGTGTTGGGGTGCACCCACTATCCATTCCTCGAAGGCGCTATCAGCTACGTGATGGGACCAGACGTGAGTCTTGTTTCGAGTGATTCGGAAACCGCGAAAGACGTTTACCGCCAGCTTGTTGGGCGTGACCTACTCGCAGGTCCGACCGCTCAGTCGCGCCACACCTACGAAGCAACCGGCTCCTCCGCCGATGACTTCGTGCAGCTTGCCCATCGGCTCATGGGACGCGAAGTGCGCGATGTGCGCCTCGTGCAAACCGGGGCCATTGACCTGCCGCGCTGA
- the rph gene encoding ribonuclease PH: protein MTEITRADGRSINDLRPVTIERGWNNQAEGSALVSFGNTRVLCTASFTNGVPRWLTGKGKGWVTAEYAMLPRATNSRNDRESVKGKIGGRTHEISRLIGRSLRAVVDTKALGENTIVIDCDVLQADGGTRTAAITGAYVALADAIEWGRRKKFIGQKSQVLIDSVAAVSVGIIGGEPMLDLAYVEDVRAETDMNIVVTGRGLFVEVQGTAEGAPFDKRELDALLELGVAGCADLRDFQIAALAEGAEASA from the coding sequence ATGACTGAAATCACGCGCGCCGACGGCCGCAGCATCAACGACTTGCGCCCGGTCACGATCGAGCGTGGCTGGAACAACCAGGCAGAGGGTTCTGCCCTTGTGAGTTTCGGAAACACCCGGGTGCTCTGCACCGCGTCATTCACGAACGGTGTGCCGCGGTGGCTGACTGGCAAAGGCAAGGGGTGGGTCACCGCCGAGTACGCCATGCTGCCGCGTGCGACCAACAGCCGAAACGACCGCGAGAGCGTCAAAGGCAAGATTGGCGGGCGCACTCATGAGATTTCGCGCCTCATCGGGCGATCGCTTCGTGCTGTCGTTGACACAAAGGCGCTTGGCGAGAACACGATTGTGATCGACTGCGACGTTTTGCAGGCTGACGGCGGCACGCGCACAGCCGCAATCACAGGCGCCTACGTCGCTTTAGCAGACGCGATCGAGTGGGGACGCCGAAAGAAGTTCATCGGGCAGAAGTCTCAGGTGCTCATCGACTCTGTGGCTGCGGTGTCGGTGGGAATCATCGGTGGGGAGCCGATGCTCGACCTCGCCTACGTCGAAGATGTGCGTGCCGAAACCGACATGAACATCGTTGTGACCGGTCGCGGCTTGTTTGTCGAGGTGCAGGGCACGGCTGAAGGCGCACCCTTCGATAAGCGCGAGCTCGATGCGCTGCTCGAGCTCGGCGTGGCGGGCTGCGCCGACCTCCGCGATTTCCAGATCGCTGCTCTCGCTGAAGGCGCTGAGGCTTCAGCGTGA
- the rdgB gene encoding RdgB/HAM1 family non-canonical purine NTP pyrophosphatase has product MTGAAPERVVLATHNAHKIAEFQAIFSATRPDLEVVGYDGPEPVEDGVTFRENALIKARAACVHTGLPALADDSGICVDALGGAPGAFSAYWAGHAKDATVNLRLLLDQLSDISDPRRVAQFACTIALVHPSGTEHVVEGIWPGRLAVAAHGEGGFGYDPIFIPDGQAGSERTVAEWSAAEKNAASHRARAFQSLVPLLSAL; this is encoded by the coding sequence GTGACGGGCGCCGCGCCTGAGCGCGTGGTTCTCGCCACTCACAACGCGCACAAGATTGCGGAGTTTCAGGCGATCTTTTCGGCTACGCGACCCGATCTCGAGGTCGTGGGATACGACGGCCCAGAGCCCGTCGAAGACGGCGTAACTTTTCGCGAGAATGCGCTGATTAAAGCGCGGGCAGCTTGCGTGCACACCGGGCTTCCGGCGCTCGCTGATGACTCGGGTATTTGCGTCGACGCGCTGGGAGGCGCGCCCGGTGCATTCTCGGCCTACTGGGCCGGACACGCGAAGGATGCCACGGTCAATCTCCGGTTGCTACTCGATCAGCTTTCGGACATTTCCGATCCTCGTCGAGTCGCACAGTTCGCGTGCACCATCGCATTGGTTCATCCGAGCGGTACCGAGCACGTCGTCGAGGGCATCTGGCCTGGCCGCTTGGCAGTCGCGGCTCACGGTGAGGGTGGTTTCGGGTACGATCCCATCTTCATTCCGGACGGTCAGGCTGGCTCCGAGCGAACCGTAGCCGAGTGGAGTGCGGCGGAGAAGAACGCGGCATCCCATCGTGCGCGCGCATTTCAGAGCCTTGTGCCGTTGCTGTCAGCCCTGTAG
- a CDS encoding cation diffusion facilitator family transporter, producing MHDHSHSPTGIRGARNRRLLAISLAITSVVMVVQIIGAWISGSLALLADAAHMFTDAAALIIALIATAVAARPADERSTFGYQRAEVFGALINGVILIAIALWVGIEAVLRLIDPGDYEVAGGIMLVTAAVGLIANATAMWLLSSAQRESINVRGAYLEVLGDLLGSVAVIVAAVVVLTTGWVAADAVASLAIAGMIVPRAVGLLREVVVVLAERVPVGTHVAEIREHILSADGVRAVHDVHVWALTRGAPVFTAHVVVDGTVLADGRSPELLQQLQKCLANHFDVAHSTFQFETVEHVERETHG from the coding sequence ATGCACGATCACTCGCACTCACCCACGGGGATTCGCGGCGCTCGCAATCGCCGTCTTTTGGCGATCTCGCTTGCCATTACATCCGTTGTCATGGTCGTGCAGATTATCGGCGCATGGATTTCGGGCTCGCTGGCGTTGCTGGCAGACGCAGCGCATATGTTCACGGATGCTGCGGCGCTCATCATTGCACTGATCGCTACCGCGGTGGCGGCGCGGCCGGCGGATGAGCGCAGCACGTTCGGCTATCAACGCGCCGAGGTGTTTGGCGCGCTGATCAACGGCGTGATTTTGATTGCCATCGCGCTGTGGGTCGGCATCGAGGCCGTGTTGCGACTGATCGATCCCGGCGACTACGAGGTGGCCGGTGGCATCATGCTCGTCACCGCCGCCGTCGGCCTCATCGCGAACGCGACCGCGATGTGGCTGCTGAGCTCCGCCCAGCGTGAGAGCATCAACGTGCGCGGCGCGTATCTCGAAGTGCTGGGCGATCTGCTCGGATCGGTCGCCGTAATCGTCGCGGCCGTCGTTGTGCTCACGACGGGATGGGTCGCAGCGGATGCTGTGGCCTCGCTTGCGATTGCGGGGATGATCGTGCCGCGAGCTGTCGGGCTGCTGCGAGAAGTAGTGGTCGTGCTCGCTGAACGCGTTCCGGTCGGAACCCACGTAGCGGAAATTCGAGAGCACATCTTGAGTGCTGACGGTGTGCGCGCGGTTCACGATGTTCATGTGTGGGCTCTGACGCGGGGCGCGCCCGTCTTCACCGCTCACGTGGTCGTCGACGGCACTGTGCTGGCTGACGGTCGTTCACCAGAGCTGTTGCAACAGTTGCAGAAGTGTCTCGCCAACCACTTCGACGTCGCGCATTCGACATTCCAGTTTGAGACCGTGGAGCACGTCGAGCGAGAAACTCACGGCTGA
- a CDS encoding DedA family protein: MTGTSVHSLGLLSWLDPQTIIEGAGPWALFIVCFIIFAETGLLIGFLLPGDTLLVISGLLSHASPIAPNGVFGLNVWFVALLIALSAFVGGEVGYFIGHKAGPTIFERKDSGLFSRANVDRTNAFFERFGGLTVILARFVPIVRTFAPVAAGVGHMPWRKYSLYNLIGALLWGFGLTMLGYAIGYVPWIRDIVTEYIDLILLAVVLGTVIVTLVHYFRERSKAKNETATADSELPDLSDGK; encoded by the coding sequence ATGACGGGAACTAGCGTGCATTCATTAGGCCTTCTCTCATGGCTTGACCCTCAAACGATCATCGAAGGCGCGGGCCCATGGGCTCTCTTCATCGTCTGTTTCATCATTTTTGCCGAGACTGGTCTTCTCATTGGTTTCCTCCTTCCTGGGGACACGCTTCTTGTTATCTCAGGTCTGCTCTCTCATGCCAGCCCGATAGCGCCCAACGGCGTCTTCGGACTCAACGTCTGGTTCGTAGCGCTTCTGATAGCCCTGTCCGCATTCGTTGGTGGCGAAGTGGGATATTTCATCGGGCACAAAGCGGGGCCCACGATCTTCGAGCGCAAAGACTCCGGGCTTTTCAGCAGAGCGAACGTCGACCGTACGAATGCATTCTTCGAGCGGTTCGGTGGACTCACTGTCATCCTTGCTCGGTTCGTGCCGATCGTTCGCACGTTCGCCCCCGTAGCAGCCGGCGTCGGTCACATGCCGTGGCGCAAGTACAGTCTCTACAACCTCATCGGTGCCCTGCTGTGGGGCTTCGGCCTCACAATGCTCGGCTATGCCATTGGGTACGTGCCGTGGATTCGCGACATCGTCACGGAGTACATCGATCTCATCCTGCTTGCTGTCGTCCTCGGTACGGTCATTGTCACACTCGTGCATTACTTCCGTGAGCGGTCTAAGGCCAAGAATGAAACGGCAACGGCCGATTCTGAACTACCCGACCTCAGCGACGGCAAGTAG
- a CDS encoding TadE family protein, with protein sequence MKDDAGSASVEFLVVGMLLLVPLVYLIVALSTIQSHAMGTAAASRYIARTIATAGSGAAASTSTERALQMLADEYAMDAAQIEISVDCAPSAFSCPEAGTTVTVTVRAGATLPLVPPIFGLDNATAIPIEASSTQKVSRFWNANR encoded by the coding sequence ATGAAGGACGATGCTGGCTCGGCGTCCGTCGAGTTCCTCGTCGTCGGCATGCTTCTTCTCGTGCCGCTTGTCTACCTCATCGTGGCTCTCAGCACCATTCAGTCACATGCCATGGGCACCGCAGCGGCGTCACGGTACATCGCCCGCACTATCGCCACTGCTGGCTCAGGGGCAGCAGCTTCCACCTCTACTGAGCGCGCTCTTCAAATGCTCGCTGACGAATACGCCATGGATGCCGCGCAGATCGAAATCAGTGTTGATTGCGCGCCGTCGGCCTTCTCCTGCCCCGAGGCCGGCACCACAGTTACCGTGACTGTCCGCGCGGGCGCAACCCTCCCGCTCGTTCCGCCGATATTCGGTCTAGACAACGCCACCGCGATTCCCATCGAGGCGAGCTCGACGCAGAAAGTCTCACGCTTTTGGAATGCGAATCGGTGA
- a CDS encoding TadE/TadG family type IV pilus assembly protein → MSSPKGLFADDRGSAPVEFVLVGLMLTALTLAVLQFGLAVYVRNVVHDAAVDGAYHAALADTTTAEGAQRTRDIVSRTIGAGYAADVSVREEISTGNPTVVVSVRTTMPIIGLFGIAGTWEVSGRAPIENFG, encoded by the coding sequence GTGTCATCTCCCAAGGGCCTCTTCGCGGATGATCGCGGCTCTGCACCGGTGGAGTTCGTGCTTGTCGGACTTATGCTCACGGCACTCACGCTCGCTGTCCTGCAGTTCGGCCTCGCTGTGTATGTACGAAATGTCGTGCACGATGCTGCTGTCGATGGCGCGTATCACGCGGCCCTCGCTGACACCACAACGGCCGAGGGAGCGCAGCGCACTCGCGACATCGTCAGTCGCACGATCGGGGCGGGATACGCGGCAGATGTGAGCGTTCGTGAAGAAATCTCTACGGGAAACCCGACCGTGGTGGTTTCGGTGCGCACCACGATGCCGATCATCGGCCTCTTCGGCATTGCTGGAACATGGGAAGTGAGCGGTCGTGCGCCGATCGAAAACTTCGGGTGA
- a CDS encoding type II secretion system F family protein, whose translation MMILTATNVAISIVLGSALGAGLCCMIAASPRWGAPTLSRRIAPYIRDIADPLGLTPLASYPTSLAGAWLGVRSQLDVIAGGSTSINRRLRHAGWRIDTATYRVRQLTGMLAGCTLGALTTILLSLTGQFSIATLVLPAVGAVAGVVTIDVTLSRALKARSVRIGSELPTVLEFLSLCVSAGEGLFDSLKRVGHTGVGELATEIETTTLAVGTGSSLPDALADLARRTSHPALDRSIDHIISAIERGAPLAHVLQAQANDAREEAKRSLIEQAGRKEIGMLIPLVFIILPLSVLFAVFPGIAILRLGIS comes from the coding sequence ATGATGATTCTCACCGCAACCAATGTCGCGATTTCCATCGTTCTCGGTAGCGCGCTCGGAGCCGGGCTCTGCTGCATGATCGCCGCTTCACCACGATGGGGTGCTCCTACCCTGAGTCGTCGCATCGCGCCCTATATTCGCGATATTGCCGATCCCCTTGGACTCACTCCCCTGGCGTCGTACCCAACCTCGCTCGCGGGCGCTTGGCTAGGCGTTCGATCACAACTAGATGTGATTGCCGGTGGGTCAACTTCCATCAACCGAAGGCTTCGCCACGCGGGGTGGCGCATCGATACCGCGACATATCGCGTCCGCCAACTTACTGGGATGCTGGCGGGCTGTACCCTGGGCGCCCTCACCACGATCCTGCTGTCGCTCACGGGTCAATTCAGCATCGCCACACTCGTTCTCCCGGCAGTCGGCGCGGTCGCCGGCGTCGTCACCATCGACGTCACGCTTTCGCGCGCACTAAAAGCGCGAAGCGTTCGAATTGGTTCAGAACTACCCACCGTGCTCGAATTCCTCTCGCTCTGCGTTTCAGCAGGCGAGGGACTCTTCGACTCGCTCAAGCGCGTCGGGCATACCGGAGTCGGGGAACTCGCCACTGAAATCGAGACCACGACGCTTGCAGTCGGAACCGGCTCATCGCTCCCTGATGCTCTGGCTGATCTGGCGCGAAGAACATCTCATCCGGCGCTCGATCGCAGTATCGACCACATCATCTCTGCTATCGAACGCGGAGCACCCCTCGCTCATGTTCTGCAAGCCCAAGCGAACGATGCGCGCGAAGAAGCGAAGCGGAGCCTCATCGAACAGGCGGGTCGTAAAGAAATCGGCATGCTCATTCCGCTCGTATTCATCATCTTGCCTCTCAGCGTGCTGTTCGCCGTCTTCCCCGGAATTGCCATCCTGCGGTTGGGGATCTCATGA
- a CDS encoding type II secretion system F family protein: MTAFLGAMLAAGILLVMSPWVWPPRSRTPPEPLAHSKAGRLLDEAGFAHADRRVLFASTAAAGLLAAAGAWLIVPVPVVSVLAGVVGTLAPTAWLRGRRQKRRRARRGMWPDVCDLLVASVRSGMSLTVAVSSLSLSAPEVLRPAFRSFTADMDASGHFDTSMLRMKATLADPASDRIVETLRMARQVGGIELVPILRALSTSIRADAALRSEIEARQSWTRGAAVLGVVAPWVVLTLLASRPEAASAYSSPEGIMLVVLGAVASVIAFQLMLRIGQLPDERRWLA, encoded by the coding sequence ATGACGGCGTTCTTGGGCGCGATGCTGGCCGCTGGCATCCTGCTCGTGATGTCGCCCTGGGTCTGGCCGCCACGCTCACGCACGCCCCCGGAACCTCTGGCGCATTCCAAAGCCGGTCGACTACTGGACGAAGCAGGGTTCGCTCACGCCGACCGACGGGTGCTCTTCGCCTCAACCGCGGCTGCAGGTCTCCTCGCGGCCGCCGGCGCATGGTTGATAGTTCCCGTACCTGTCGTATCCGTTCTCGCAGGAGTTGTCGGCACACTTGCACCAACTGCATGGCTGCGAGGTCGCAGACAAAAGCGCAGACGCGCGCGGCGCGGCATGTGGCCCGATGTGTGCGATCTGCTCGTCGCATCGGTGCGTTCGGGTATGTCATTGACTGTCGCCGTCAGCTCACTGTCGCTATCGGCGCCCGAGGTTCTACGCCCCGCTTTTAGGAGCTTTACGGCTGATATGGACGCTTCAGGGCATTTCGACACCAGCATGCTGCGTATGAAGGCAACGCTTGCAGACCCCGCGTCCGATCGCATCGTCGAAACTCTTCGCATGGCCCGTCAAGTCGGAGGCATCGAACTCGTGCCGATCCTCCGGGCCCTCAGCACGTCGATCCGTGCCGACGCTGCGCTCCGTTCAGAAATAGAGGCTCGGCAGTCGTGGACACGTGGGGCTGCTGTGCTTGGTGTTGTTGCGCCCTGGGTCGTATTGACGCTCTTGGCGTCTCGCCCGGAAGCGGCGAGCGCCTACTCCAGCCCTGAGGGCATCATGCTTGTCGTTCTCGGAGCTGTCGCATCGGTGATCGCGTTCCAACTCATGTTGCGCATCGGCCAGCTCCCCGACGAACGGCGATGGCTCGCATGA
- a CDS encoding CpaF family protein, translating to MSPSSALPGSSASVTVAERVRDRLRGDRTDPARDPDTARRVAHAEVRRHNDLALAQGTAPIDDEAALVREVLAAVSGFGPLQPYLDDPEVEEIWLNRPDRIFAARRGVSERLPVTLTDSAVRDLVERMLHTTGRRVDLSQPFVDASLPDGSRLHVVIPDITRRHWAVNIRKFLPAYRQLDDLVHAGSFPEQVSSLLETAMLKGKSVIVSGATHSGKTTLLGALIAACATSQRIVTVEETFELAIDAPDLVSLQGRQPSLEGTGEVALRRLVKEALRMRPDRIVVGEVRDAEALDLLLALNTGVPGAATVHANSPRDALRKLTALPLLAGRNIDAGFVMPAVASSVDIVVHCERTTSGERFVSEIVAPTGKIVSAEIEARTLYRKQPA from the coding sequence ATGTCGCCATCATCCGCCTTGCCAGGCTCTTCTGCCTCGGTGACCGTAGCTGAGCGAGTGCGAGATCGCTTGCGTGGCGACAGGACCGACCCGGCGCGCGACCCCGACACCGCGCGTCGGGTCGCCCACGCCGAAGTGCGACGCCACAACGACCTCGCGCTCGCTCAGGGCACGGCACCAATCGATGACGAAGCGGCGCTTGTTCGCGAGGTACTCGCCGCCGTCTCAGGGTTTGGACCCCTGCAGCCTTATCTTGACGACCCCGAGGTCGAAGAAATCTGGCTCAATCGCCCCGACCGTATTTTTGCTGCCCGCCGGGGAGTCTCTGAGCGTCTGCCCGTAACGCTCACCGACTCAGCCGTCCGTGACCTCGTCGAGCGGATGCTGCACACCACCGGCCGACGCGTAGACCTCAGCCAGCCGTTCGTAGACGCGTCGCTCCCCGACGGCAGCAGGCTCCACGTCGTGATCCCAGACATCACGCGGCGCCACTGGGCCGTGAACATTCGGAAATTCCTGCCCGCATATCGGCAGCTTGACGATCTGGTTCATGCGGGCTCGTTTCCCGAGCAGGTTTCCTCCCTCCTTGAAACCGCAATGCTCAAGGGGAAAAGCGTGATCGTTTCGGGTGCAACGCACTCCGGAAAGACGACTCTGCTCGGAGCTCTCATCGCAGCATGTGCAACCTCTCAACGCATTGTGACGGTTGAGGAGACATTCGAGCTAGCAATCGACGCCCCTGACCTTGTCTCGTTGCAGGGGCGCCAACCGAGCTTGGAAGGCACAGGAGAAGTGGCTCTCCGCCGGCTGGTAAAAGAGGCACTTCGCATGCGGCCCGACCGCATCGTCGTGGGCGAAGTTCGTGACGCAGAAGCGCTGGATCTCTTGCTCGCCCTCAACACGGGCGTGCCTGGTGCCGCAACCGTGCACGCGAATTCACCACGTGATGCGCTCCGCAAGCTCACCGCACTCCCCCTGCTCGCCGGACGCAATATCGATGCTGGTTTCGTGATGCCGGCTGTCGCATCGAGCGTCGACATCGTTGTTCACTGCGAACGGACTACCAGCGGCGAGCGCTTCGTCAGCGAGATTGTTGCGCCCACGGGAAAGATTGTCTCCGCTGAGATCGAAGCTCGTACGCTGTATCGAAAGCAGCCAGCATGA
- the prfB gene encoding peptide chain release factor 2, translated as MLEIDLSADIQALRSTFNDIKSVVDVASLRTEIERLSEAAGVPDLWDDPESAQKVTSALSHRQSELARIESLERRLDDLEVLIELANEMGDEDSADEARKELAEIVDVIGQLEVQTLLDGEYDARPAVITIRSGAGGVDAADFAEMLLRMYLRWAEQHNYSTTVMDTSYAEEAGIKSATFEVDAPYAFGTLSVEAGTHRLVRMSPFGAAGKRQTSFAAVEVIPLMEEAVAVDVPEGDIRVDVFRSSGPGGQSVNTTDSAVRITHLPTGIVVSMQNEKSQIQNRAAALRVLQSRLLLLQKEQEAATKKELAGTITASWGDQMRSYVLAPYQMVKDLRTDHEVNNPSAVFDGDLDGFIAAGIRWRKRRDDD; from the coding sequence ATGCTCGAAATCGATCTCTCCGCCGACATCCAGGCCTTGCGCTCCACCTTCAACGACATCAAGAGCGTTGTAGATGTGGCATCGCTGCGCACCGAGATTGAACGACTGTCTGAAGCGGCGGGTGTTCCCGACCTCTGGGACGATCCTGAGTCAGCTCAGAAAGTGACGAGCGCGCTGAGCCACCGTCAGAGCGAACTTGCTCGCATCGAAAGCCTCGAGCGTCGACTCGACGACCTCGAAGTGCTCATCGAGCTCGCCAATGAAATGGGCGATGAAGACTCGGCCGACGAGGCCCGTAAGGAGCTCGCCGAGATCGTCGATGTCATCGGCCAGCTCGAAGTTCAGACGCTGCTCGACGGTGAATACGATGCCCGTCCGGCTGTCATCACTATTCGTTCGGGAGCGGGTGGGGTCGATGCTGCCGACTTCGCCGAAATGCTGCTGCGCATGTATCTCCGTTGGGCCGAGCAGCACAATTACTCAACGACTGTCATGGACACGTCGTACGCCGAAGAAGCGGGCATCAAGTCGGCCACTTTCGAGGTCGATGCGCCCTACGCGTTCGGAACTCTCAGCGTCGAAGCGGGCACGCACCGTCTCGTGCGCATGAGTCCATTCGGGGCCGCGGGCAAGCGCCAGACCTCGTTTGCTGCGGTCGAAGTCATTCCGCTGATGGAAGAGGCTGTCGCCGTGGATGTTCCCGAGGGGGATATTAGGGTTGACGTCTTCCGTTCGTCAGGTCCTGGCGGACAGTCGGTCAACACGACCGACTCTGCGGTGCGCATAACCCACCTTCCGACCGGCATCGTCGTCTCGATGCAGAACGAGAAGAGTCAGATCCAGAACCGCGCGGCAGCTCTTCGCGTGCTGCAGTCTCGTCTGTTGTTGCTGCAGAAAGAGCAAGAAGCCGCGACGAAGAAAGAACTCGCGGGAACGATCACCGCGAGCTGGGGTGATCAGATGCGGTCCTACGTGCTTGCTCCGTATCAAATGGTGAAAGATCTTCGCACCGACCACGAGGTCAACAACCCGAGCGCGGTTTTCGACGGTGATCTCGACGGATTCATCGCTGCCGGCATCCGTTGGCGCAAGCGTCGCGACGACGACTGA
- the ftsE gene encoding cell division ATP-binding protein FtsE yields MIRFENVTKRYRGTSRPALNNVDFEVQRGEFVFLVGASGSGKSSCLRLILREDAPSEGRVVVLGRDLRSLSNRKVPYFRRHIGSVFQDFRLLPNKTVFQNVAFTLQVIGASRGFIQQAVPEALALVGLDGKQKRMPHELSGGEQQRVAIARALVNRPQILLADEPTGNLDPATSVDIMQLLARINAGGTTVVMATHEASFVDQMRRRVIELSNGDIVRDERHGGYGDISGVPKLAPQVEKGAASVAALTAVLELQREIVETGEIEPLVIDAAVDAAARAAHSATTEAEPADISSAAQDAGVDIAELGLADRLGLQKNDDEVGPTR; encoded by the coding sequence ATGATCCGGTTTGAAAATGTTACTAAGCGGTATCGCGGCACCTCTCGTCCCGCGTTGAACAACGTCGACTTCGAGGTGCAACGCGGAGAGTTCGTGTTCCTCGTGGGAGCTTCGGGGTCAGGAAAGTCGTCGTGTTTGCGGCTTATCCTCCGAGAAGATGCACCCTCTGAGGGGCGTGTTGTCGTGCTCGGTCGCGACCTCCGCTCGCTGTCGAACCGCAAAGTTCCCTACTTTCGTCGGCACATCGGCTCCGTGTTTCAGGACTTCCGCCTCTTGCCGAACAAGACGGTCTTCCAAAACGTTGCGTTCACCCTTCAGGTGATCGGTGCCTCGCGTGGGTTCATCCAACAAGCCGTTCCCGAAGCGCTCGCTCTGGTGGGCCTCGACGGCAAACAGAAGCGGATGCCTCACGAACTTTCCGGTGGCGAGCAGCAGCGCGTGGCTATCGCGCGCGCGCTCGTCAACCGTCCTCAGATCCTGCTCGCCGATGAGCCAACAGGAAACCTAGACCCTGCGACATCCGTTGACATCATGCAGCTTCTCGCGCGGATCAACGCAGGCGGCACGACGGTGGTCATGGCAACTCACGAAGCGAGTTTCGTTGACCAGATGCGCCGACGCGTGATCGAACTCAGCAATGGTGACATCGTGCGCGATGAGCGCCACGGCGGCTATGGCGACATTTCGGGTGTTCCTAAGCTTGCTCCGCAGGTCGAGAAGGGCGCGGCATCCGTTGCCGCGTTGACGGCCGTTCTTGAGCTGCAGCGTGAAATCGTTGAGACAGGCGAAATTGAGCCGCTCGTGATTGACGCTGCGGTGGATGCCGCGGCCCGGGCCGCTCACTCCGCGACCACCGAAGCGGAGCCCGCAGATATCTCAAGCGCGGCACAGGACGCTGGTGTCGATATCGCAGAGCTCGGCCTCGCGGACCGACTCGGGTTACAGAAGAACGACGACGAAGTGGGGCCAACGCGATGA